In the genome of Chaetodon trifascialis isolate fChaTrf1 chromosome 21, fChaTrf1.hap1, whole genome shotgun sequence, the window CTCCCATGTCTCCATCGATCAAAGCGTTCTTTCAAATGAGACAAATGACTTAACCTGCGTCTTTTACTGTTCATCCGTCTGACATTCAGTCAGAAGGTCAGATCATTAAATGTTTGCAGTAGCTTACATAACAGTGGGGGTTGTCTTGCATTGCTCTTTGATAGCAAAGATACATGCCTCATTGAGCTCAGAGCTCATGTCATCATTATGTAAACTGATGTTCAGCTTCAGTCAGATTGGGATGCAAATTAGCTCAGTGAGGTCGGTCCACAGTCGACCTTTGTTGTGTAGTTGTTAGATGCCAGTGATAAACTACATACTGGACTTTGTCTTTTGAGAAACATATCTTGATTTGTCCTCTAGTGTTTTTCCGCTTGTGTACTTTAGCAGTGTGCTAGTAAAAGAACAATCTATATCTGGAAGGATATGTGTGCATACGTAGGATTAAGGTTGATGGCCTACTTACCTGGTCTGGAgtaggacagaggaaggaggtaCAATCACTTTCACTTCCTGTATGAGGCAAAGTCCTGCACTTGTGCTGATGCACATGTATGACCATGTTGACTAAATTATCTTGCATAATCATATAAATCGTTTCCTAtttcttggatttttttttgtttatgtttttggtATTTTTAGCTGTTAGCCGGTCAGTatagaggcagacaggaaacattGTGAGAGTTAGGACTTCATGACACACAACAAAGATCTCTAAAACTGAACTGAGATCATTGTGACAGTTCTCATGATCAACACATGAACTGAGTAAATGTAATCGTAGTTAAGTTCATGAAACTTTACTAACATATCTGTTACTGTCACACAATCCTGTTCAGTTTATGTTCACGCCACAAACTAACTGCATCAGTGATAaagttatttttctaacttAAATTTAAAACTTCATTATTTACATTAAAGTTCACCTGAATTGTAGATGTAAGTGGAATTAAATAAAATCTTATCTTTGTGTAATTGTAGTGAGACACTCAGTTCATTACATTGTTTGTCAGCATCCCTATTGTCCTTTAAATGCTCCATGAATAGATGAAACTGGCAGTCCCATTGTACTCCTCCAATCCAGCGAGGCACCTGAATGATGTCATTTACAGGTGATGAGAGAGGGGTCCTCTGATGTCCTCAACAAGCTGTATGACACAGCAGTGGACAAGTTGGAGGCCATGAAGAGCGACTACGAGGCCCTGAGGAAGCGCTACAACGAGAAGACGGCCGGTCACAACGCAGACCTGAGTCGTCTGGaccaggctgaggaggagaaccACCGGCTGCAGAAACAGCTGGACATGCTGCTGAAGCAGAGAGACGCCGCCATCCACTATCAGCAGCAGTACTCCTCATCTATAAGAAGGTGACGCACACACGAAACCAGCGGCACTAAAAAGCTCCCAGCACAAACTCAGCAGCTGTAAAACATGTAATGATTAACAGCAGTGGCTGCAAACTTTGCTACAAACTCAGTGCTTGAGTTTAATGCCAAGGTCAAATGTGCAGAGTGCTGAAACATTCTTTATCCAAGGCAGGTGAAGCTTTGCAGATGGGCAGATGCTTTCACGTTTCCTTTATGATGCTTTAATTGTGAGCATGGTCACTTTGCAGGTTCGACAACACGCAGCAAGAACTGTCCAAGGCCGCAGCCCAGAACAAGGAGCTGCAGCGAGAGATGGAGCGGCTGCAGTCCGAGGTGACGCGGCTCAAGACGCAGCAGCTCAAGGCCGCCAAAGACTGTGAGAAGTACAAGGAGGAGCGGGACTCGGTGATCAACGAGTACCGCCTGATCATGAGTGAGCGGGACCAGGTGATAAAAGAGGTGGACCGGCTTCAGACCGGGCTGGAAATGGCAGAGGCGAAGCTGAAGAACACCTCTTCAGAGAGACGGGTGGCTAACGAGGAGCTGGAGGCTCTCCGACAGGTAAGAGTTAAGTTTGGTTTAAACGTTAAGGACTGGGAGAACAGATAGTCCTGTTTGGATTGTGGATTTGTAGAAATGCATCTTTAAAACAGGTTAATTTTAAGATCATGAATGTGAAAGACTTGTAAGAAGTTTGTGGTTTTATTCTATGagattttattgatccccagGCAGTGTCACAGCTGCAcaagaaacagaccaaagacgTCGGtacaaaattaaaaataaacactctTCATGTATCAGAGTGAGACAGAAGATTCAGACAGTTATGAGCATTTCTCTCATTGTTGATCTCTATTATCCACTTGTGATATGAAGGAGCTGGCCTCAGCACTGGTGGACAGGGACCGGGCCATCTGCGAAAAGAACGAGCTGCTGGAGAAATACTGCCACGAGGTGAAGGACAAGGCCGAGGCCcagaaggagctgagccagGCCTGCAAGGACATCGAGACGGTGCGCGAGGAGAGGGACGTGGCCCGCAAGGAGAGGACGGAGGCCATTATCCAGAGGGACCAGCTGCTGCGAGAGTATTACCAGGCTAGACAGGTAGCCAGACAGACGGGAGATTTATCATTACAAGTGCAGGGATTGACTTATTCCTCTGACAATAATCCCTTCATCCCATCTCATATAGTagtaataaatgtttttgttttttttttcccagcagctgGCAGGTTCCCACACATTGAATCTGTTGAGAAACGTGAGCATCACCCGTCACACACTGTTTCAATGTGATTGTCAGATTAATTGCAAAGAAAGCGATGAGAGTCCTGCATTAGGAAATTACCAGCAATTACGAAGAAAAGGCTCCCTGACTCTGAAGAAAACTGCACTGCATCAGAAATGGATAATTAAGCCAAACAAGGGCACAGTAAAGTCTAATGGAATTAATTTAGCTATGGACTTAATTAATGCTCTTACTGCACTTGGCAGTCTCTCTGCTGTACGGTTATttagagacggagagagagcgTGTGCTGCAGATACACCAGAGACATACACTTAATATCCTATATCTGACCCACTTCAAACCACACTGCCTAATCCAATCTGTGACTGTCACGCCTCAAGCTACCTTTACAAGACTGCACAGGCAGATGCTTTGTagtttgcagcagtttgtcgGAGATGTGTATGGTTAAACATGATGAAAAAATTCATCTTGAGGTCAGTTAAGTTGACTGCtttcttatttttctcaaaAACTGCAGAATGTTCTGAACTCGCCATGTAAAAGGATCTTCATTTAGCCTTCAGACTGCATTAAAATGGGGCTTCGATGGTGTGGATGTATTGCAACCAAACCAAAAATGATCCTGGATGCCCAGTTTAAACAACACATCAGTGGGTTTGAAGGTTTAACACATGCCTGAACACAGCGCAGCGGCTGTTAAAACCATAAAACAAGATTTTACTGTCTGCAAAGTTACTGTGGACAATGACTGCAAGGTTAAAAGAAGAAGTACCCCCTTCATCTTACAAAGCCAACCTCcgggagtgtgtgtttgcatgtatttgacGCAAATACAATGTTCACATCATCAGTAACAATTGATGACGTGTGGCTAGGTTAAACTTGTTGCCAAACcgctgtttattttattttacttaatttctgtgtgtgtgcttcagaaCACTTGCTGAGCTAAAGCTGCAGCCTCAAGTGTCTCAAATATTTGTTGGAGGGAAAAGCACGATATTAGATCAAAAGCACCTCGCTGCTCGTGCCGTCTGTGCAGCCCTACACTGATCTCCATCGCCGTGCTTTTCCTTCACCTCCACCAGAAACAAGACTCTGCCACTCTGGACATGGAGCGAGCCAACAAGGAGATCGACATGCTGAGGAAGCAGTACGAGGCCATCTCTCAGGAGCTGAAGGAGGCCCTGCAAGAGGCCGAGGTAGCCAAGTGTCGACGCGACTGGGCCTTTCAGGAGAGGGACAAGATCGTGGCCGAGCGGGAGAGCATTCGGTGAGCAGCGGGTTCAAAAGTCTACCTTTGTTATGCGGAAGTAGGTTAGATTTATGATGCACGTGAGTCAAGTGAAGACTGAAAtagatttgtttacatttgctgTGATGCCTTATGAAAACGTGTGCATCTGTCAGCACGCTGTGTGACAACCTGAGGCgagagagggacagagctgTGAGCGATTTGGCAGATGCTCTGAGGAACCTGGATGACACGAGGAAACAAAAGAACGATGCTGCACGGGAACTCAAAGAACTAAAGTGAGTCACTCCTCTACAACTTCCTGCCATGCTTATGCCATCTTCTGCACTATTTTTAGGATTAAATCTTGAATTTTATTCAGTAAGTTGCTACAAGAAGAGCGCAGAGCCTGTGCTCTTCTTGTTTTGGGATCCAAAAAGTAGATTTCTTATACTGGATCTTTTGTGCCACCCGGTGGATGAGTTGTGTCACTGACTGAGCAAAGTTCAGATCTCTTCTAAAGGTGACTGTCCTCACTCAGGAGCTACACTTTTTATGtttcctgcagagaaaagaTGGAAGACCAGTTAGAAAAGGAAGCAAGGTTTCGTCAGCTCATGGCTCACAGTTCACATGATTCAGCCATCGACACAGACTCGATGGAGTGGGAGACGGAAGTTGTAGAATTTGAAAAGCACAGAGTAAGAACCGCTTCTTAAATGTATCTTCAGTAATTCACTATTTGTTCTCTCAAACTGTAACTGAACAGATTCTCTATTCTTCAGGATATGGATTTGAAAGCTCTTGGGTTTGATATCGCTGAAGGGGTAAATGATCCTTATTTACCAGGAGATTGTGGCATATTTGTCAGTAAGGTGGATAAAGGAAGTATTGCTGAAGGGAGATTGAGGTAAATGTCTTGCTGTTTTGCCTCCTCGCACATTTTTTTAGAGCTGGTTATCATTTGAATTATATTAAACACTTTGTTTGCAAGAATATGAACAAGTTTTAAGCCTTTTGTTACTTGgcactttttaaaactttaaaacagtCCTACGTTTTTATTCATGAATCTGAATTTAATTCATTGAGCTGtcactctgttctctctgtgcaGGGTGAACGATTGGTTGTTGAAAATTAATGACGTGGACCTGACCAATAAGGACAGGAAGCAGGTGATCAAAGCGGTGCTGAGCGGCGAGGGAGTGATCAATATGGTGGTTCGCAGAAGGAAGTCACTAGGAGGACGGATCATCACTCCGATCCAGATCAACGTGGCTGGACACAAAGGTCGGCTTTGAATAGGAAATCAGCGTTACCATTTAGATGCTGCTGTTAACATGCGACCAATGACATTCCAGCACACCACATAGTAGTTATTAATGTTATTTAGTACTGCACATGCAATGATTAAAGGTTTAGTGGTGtacctgtttttgttgtttgatgtttttgttatAAACAGATGATATATATTTGACAGTTAACGTGACATTTTAATAAGGTTTCTggttctttttctgtcttacaGACAGTGGCATTGGACTGGAAAGTGGTGTGTTTGTAGCCACTTTGGCTCCAGGCAGTCCAGCTGCCAGAGACTGCGCTCTTACTGTTGGGGATAGACTGTTAGCTGTGAGTATGCTGCCCAGAATTTAAGTTTAACTTACACTGACAAGACATGATGCACATTTAATGCCACGAAAGAGCTGTTTGGGTATAGAGTTGGGCTGCTAGTGCCCTCTGCTGTCCACAGATATGTTGTGTTTGGCACACTGGTCCAAAATATGCGCTCTATACTCAAGCTCTGAAGGGCAGTTAATGTACAGGAAAGTTGCGCATGTTACTGTTTTATCCTATGAGGAAATGATGCAGTGATACAGCTGCAGCATTGAATAGCTTCTAGTAGTGTCAGATTTTAAAAAGCAGTTATTTATTCCTCTCCACCATCTGTTTATCACGCTGTCCTTGGAGGCAAGTTGTGGCCGCTGGCGTTTGTCCTGACCTTGTGTTTTCCCTCACTACAGATCAATGGAATCGCACTTGATAACAAGTCGCTCTCTGAATGTGAGTCTCTGCTAAGGAACTGTCGTGATTCTCTCAGCATCTCCCTCATGAAGGTGAAGTCCTCAGGCCAGCAACACACCACAGAGACCACCACTGATCTAGTCGCGGACACTGACGTAGACTCAAACAAAGAGGGCCCTTTAGAAAGACATGtagaacagacacagagacctTTAAAAGCATCTCTGTTAAAGATGTAATGTTTTCTAAATCTGTGAGACTTTTTAATGAGTTGTTAGTTTTGCTAGTGGGAGAAGTATTATTTCTCTCAAAGCTTGAACAAGTAAATCAAAAACAGCAGAGTAATAGTGATTTGAAAGCATCTGTGACGCCACACTTGTAGCTACGCCTGGCTTCTCCTccaatattataatattatttaGCCGTAGCCTCCCTAGCATTGTTCCTTAGTTATGTGACTTATGACACCCTTGCTGTCTGAATCCATGTTTGTTAGACTGTCATTGGTCCGCTCATGCAAGGCGTTGACTGATTGATATGTCTTGTAGCATATAAAAAAACTCCATGTGGAcatgttaacaaggttaaaacCTCTTTACCTTCAGCAACTTACTTTGAGAAAGTGTTAATTTTACAATACTGGAGCAATCATCCAATTTCCTAAAACAACTGGTACATTTTACTGCTGAAAAGTCTACTGAGAACTTTTAATGTGAGGAACATCTCTAGCTTTTTGCATGTCGGAGGATCCCATGTTTTAATTTTGTAAATAAAGTATAATTTACCTCTTTCCTCCACAGTTCCTCCCACAGAGCTGTTCTGGACAGAGTTTATTTGAAAGTttgagagacacagaaaagatCTCCCGGCTCCAGTCCTGCGAGATCCACACCAGGAACTGCAGGAACTCCAAGCACAACTGCTCCACTCAAACAGACGTTTGCAGCTGTGACAGAGGGGGCGAGGCGTGCAAGGATACGGGCGACTCTCTGgacagcagcggcagcagtgCTCACTGCCACAGCAAGCCTTTCTCCAACAGCTCCCTACACTCCCgctccctttcctcctcccacAGTCCCTCAGAGCCCCACCCGGACTTCTGCTACAGGAGGCAGGACCTCCACCATCGCCCCTTCACCTTCACCCCTGTgctctctgactgcagctcaCCTCAGACCGCAGTGGAACGAGGGCAGAGCTCGCCAACGAAGCCCAGCGGAGGCACGTGGCCTAAAGTCATAGTGGGAGCTTCTATTCCTGAGTGCGCCCAGCTCTCCATCtacaaaaaaaccaaacagaggAAGTCCATCTTTGATGTGAATGCTTTCAGGAGGCCCGAGGCACCAAAACTGGACTACATGTCTCTTTCTCAGTTGCCCAAGCACTCGCCGCAGAGCTCCATATCTGAATCTGCTCAGACCCCTCCCACCCCGCCGGCCAGGAGCGACTCGTTCAGGTTCAAACATCGCCAGCAGAACAGCTCGGCGTCTGACTCCACCATCACCACCGGCACTCCCCCGGCCTCCCCAGCCCAAGCCACATGCCGACAGGATGATGGAGAGGCAGGGAACCAACTCTATTACACTGATGCTCCTCCAGGAGAGTCCAAGAGTGGCTCCAAGAAACCCGCTGAGGAAGAGGGGAGTCGACACCAGGTGGAGGAGCGGGGAAAGAGGAGGTACCGGCCGAAATCTGCACCGGCACTACGGCGAAATGTGACACCATTACACATCCCAGTTCCCATGCAGGTATGTTAGACGCCGTCCTTATCTGATCTGGCATTCTattcatttatgtgtgttttaacagtttGTCGACTGCAGCCTCAGTGTCATTAGATGTTTGATTGCGTCTCGCAGGTACAGAGTTTCTCTAACGATGAGCACTCTCCAGAGCCGATGGACCTGCTACGTTTCTCTCCCATGCGAACCAATCGGTACAGCATGCAGTTTGCACCCCCCAGCTACAGCAGCATTGCAGCACGTAAGTCATCCAAATAACTTTGCCTGTTCAGTTTtgctttagtttttgttttaatgagttGGTTGTCCATCAGCTTCTGAACGCAACGTGCTTTGTGAATAAAAGGATGTTAAGAATCTCTAGTCTCTGTCACTAGTATTGAGACTTAAAGGACCAGCCTGTGGGATGTATTAGTGGCAtgtagtggtgaggttgcagattgcagccgACTGAATCCCCCTCGCTTCACACCTCACTTTCCCAGTGTGCAGGAGATCTAATGGTGGCCTTGAAACTTGCAAAAAAAATGGTAAAGACGCTCTCTATAGTCAGTATTTGGTCAAcaagctcattctaaggtaacaaaaacacagctatTAACATATTAACATAATAATGAATACCATGTTAAATTTTCGCCATATtctcttacacactggtccttgaGGTATGAGGTATGGTTACTTTACTCCTCAGTTCAGAGATACAGTTTACTTATTAGTAGTACTAATTATAGCCTTGATACATGCTAGAGTACATCAGTGTTTCTATTGAAGTGCAAGTTCTCAAGAGTTGGATTTCGCaatgaaacaggaaaagcaTGCTCGACTTTGTCTGTGTGAGATCATGTCATGTGGCTGCACCTttactttccatcactgtgtctgtgttgagtCTGGTATGATCTCTGTGTTCCCGCAGACCCAGCACAGCGAGGTCTAGCCCCGTGTCCTGCTGTGACGGCCGTGATGAGAAACCCGGTCTATACCGCCTGGAGCCACGAGATccagaacaacaacaactgtcCTCCAACTCCCAGCTCAGGCGTCcacccacattcacacacaaggtGCTAACATCTGCCAGTGTGTtcgtgtttttctttgttcGCACTAATGGGGCCTTTCCACAGCAGACAATTTGACTTGTCATAATAGCACTGGTGTTACTCATGACATCAGCAATGGCTCTATTCTCCTCAAGTGTCCCATGACAGTGTCCTATCAAACCAACACACGCAACAGGAGGACCATGAAAACAAAGCGtctaaatggaattcagccatcgttAATAACaatatttacacctgtgcttttcctacaaTGACATGTTAAAATAGCTTCAAGAATATCTGACGTTTGATTCATTTCATCAAGCAAGGTATAGAGCATTTCATTGGTTCCTGCTTCCTCAAATGTGAGGTTTTACTGCTGTTCTCTGTTTAATATCATTGTGaaatgaatgtctttgggttttggacaaaacaggaaatttgaagacgtcacctaGGGCTTTGGGAacttgtgatgggcatttttgaTTCATGATACTGAAACTGTCAGTATTTGCTGCCTTAgtattgtttttccacattcagCAGTGATTTAATAAACCATGTGATGTATTTATtgcacaaagcagcagtgtttaCCCTGCCCCAGATCTCACGAACAGATGGCATGTAGCAAATTATATCTTGCTCTGGGTTGAATAATTGACCGCCGGGGGACTTACTGAGGCCTTTTTACTCCACTTGTAGCCCCCAGCATCAAGGTCGCCTCAGTCTGGACCTCAGCCACAAGCGCACTGGAGACCTGACTGAGACGAGTTGCAGCCAACCACCTCACAGCACCAACTCCCTGCCCTCCAGCGCCAGAATGGGTATGTATGGAGTCCTAGTTTCAGGCAGATCTTAACTTATATAAGGTGTCCTGTCAATGATGCgatgatttttttctctaaCTTGTAGGACATGTTTTTGTAGAAATGAACTGAGCAACACACCTCTGCTGCACCTCTGTTGTATTGGTGTAGTAGCAGATCGATAAAGATCATTTCCCACAGTGTATAGTCTCTGCAGTGAGTAGTAGATGCAAGCTGACTCCCCTTAAATTGGAGCTCCACccattttacacatcaaaagCAGTTTACAGGTATGGCTACATGAGGCTGCACTCTGACATAGCTCAGGAGATGACAGTGACGAATTGGCCACATCCTACATTATCATTTTAGTAATTCATCAGAGCATTGTATCACAATGTGTTAAAACAGCTTACCACCTCTAAGTAATATATTTGGGGAAAATGTGTATCTACATGGCTTGATAAGCACACAGGCAAGTgaattttctctgtttgtggcCCTTAGGTTCCTCCACTTTACAGTTTAGGGCAGAGCGCATTAAGATCCCTCCAACCCGTTACCCCCGCTCCGCTGGATCTGACCGAGGTACGCCCGAGTTTGGCAGCTACATCATCCAATAACCAGCGATGCAGCAGTAAACAGCAAGTCTGAATTCATACCTTGCTCCTCTGCCACTCCAGGCTCCCTCTCACATTCGGAGTGCAGCAGCCCAACACCTCCAATGTCCCCCGTCAACCTGGAGACATCATCTTTCACCAGCAGCCAATCGCAGTGCTCCATTTCCACCCAGCCCAGGATATCAGTCAGCCCCGCTCCAGTTGGTGACAGGAGGAAGGATGGGTAGGCCGGCCCCTCGTCCGGGTCATTATGCTGCCATCATTCAGCAGAGCGCGACATGTTTTCCACCATTTGTCTGTACTTCTGTCTGCTTCATTGTGATTAAGTGCTTGTAAAGCAGTAAACAAAGCTGTGAGCCCCCCATCTCTGCTTTCTAATGGGCAGAGTCTCCATCTATCATTTTATTCTCAtctctttcctccctgctgctgttcattatAACCTGAaatcttccctctctttcctctctctgtctccttctcagATTTGTCTCTTATAACACTTCCTCTGTCAGACATCCACTGGCAGTTAAGCCCAAGTTCCTCTCTTTGAGAAGCTTGAGGTTTGTCCCGTGCTGCTTGTAGCTCATGCAGTATCTGCACTATCTGCATGACTGTTTGAGCACGGATCTCAAGACCTTCTGTGTACACACTGCAGATATAAATGCTGTCATCGtcttttctgttgttatttatACAGAATGCTGTCGAATTTTGTATATTGCATGACTTTGAGTTGCTTTCTGAGATGCACTTAGCACAGCCCACACAGCTGAAATGTCTTATTGACGAGGCTTTTTAACCTGAAGGCTAGCAGAAGCGTCACAGTACAGAGATCTCCATTACACTGCAGGCACCAGCATCTCCTTTGAGTCATATGAAGTTGGTCATTCAGTGTTGCATGTTGCATTCTGCCAGCAGTCTTCATGGCTTCCCACAAATGTCAGAACATTACAAAATgttcttctttgtctccctgAAGGCCATACTTGGAGGAGCCACGCAATGTGACAGTACAGAAAGGAGCAGAACCACTGGGGATCTCCATTGTGAGTGGAGAGAACGGGGGAGTGTTTGTGTCCAAAGTGACAGCAGGCAGCATCGCACACCAAGCCCGTTTAGAGTACGGAGACCAA includes:
- the LOC139349493 gene encoding disks large homolog 5-like isoform X5 translates to MEPKHKELLEKCYQNLVESITDADRVVDVLAHCGTLSQAERYELGHNCSSSSEKVDLLLKILLGKDRDHFAEFCTALEKTHPHLHAVLLNGIGPVDHTTGTPGQASSPPPAQMDSHQVSEKMETVLFQLRHVTRERDDLRKRLALSSPGTTFDDCRPNSKAGHDYERLKLQCMKAMADLQSLQNQHSTTLKRCEEAVKKADFYHTLHSRLASEHAQLKDELEVVRQDNIQLVREHNHVKQACEELRRLHDDDQRELADMRMLHQQVMREGSSDVLNKLYDTAVDKLEAMKSDYEALRKRYNEKTAGHNADLSRLDQAEEENHRLQKQLDMLLKQRDAAIHYQQQYSSSIRRFDNTQQELSKAAAQNKELQREMERLQSEVTRLKTQQLKAAKDCEKYKEERDSVINEYRLIMSERDQVIKEVDRLQTGLEMAEAKLKNTSSERRVANEELEALRQELASALVDRDRAICEKNELLEKYCHEVKDKAEAQKELSQACKDIETVREERDVARKERTEAIIQRDQLLREYYQARQKQDSATLDMERANKEIDMLRKQYEAISQELKEALQEAEVAKCRRDWAFQERDKIVAERESIRTLCDNLRRERDRAVSDLADALRNLDDTRKQKNDAARELKELKEKMEDQLEKEARFRQLMAHSSHDSAIDTDSMEWETEVVEFEKHRDMDLKALGFDIAEGVNDPYLPGDCGIFVSKVDKGSIAEGRLRVNDWLLKINDVDLTNKDRKQVIKAVLSGEGVINMVVRRRKSLGGRIITPIQINVAGHKDSGIGLESGVFVATLAPGSPAARDCALTVGDRLLAINGIALDNKSLSECESLLRNCRDSLSISLMKFLPQSCSGQSLFESLRDTEKISRLQSCEIHTRNCRNSKHNCSTQTDVCSCDRGGEACKDTGDSLDSSGSSAHCHSKPFSNSSLHSRSLSSSHSPSEPHPDFCYRRQDLHHRPFTFTPVLSDCSSPQTAVERGQSSPTKPSGGTWPKVIVGASIPECAQLSIYKKTKQRKSIFDVNAFRRPEAPKLDYMSLSQLPKHSPQSSISESAQTPPTPPARSDSFRFKHRQQNSSASDSTITTGTPPASPAQATCRQDDGEAGNQLYYTDAPPGESKSGSKKPAEEEGSRHQVEERGKRRYRPKSAPALRRNVTPLHIPVPMQVQSFSNDEHSPEPMDLLRFSPMRTNRYSMQFAPPSYSSIAAHPAQRGLAPCPAVTAVMRNPVYTAWSHEIQNNNNCPPTPSSGVHPHSHTSPQHQGRLSLDLSHKRTGDLTETSCSQPPHSTNSLPSSARMGSSTLQFRAERIKIPPTRYPRSAGSDRGSLSHSECSSPTPPMSPVNLETSSFTSSQSQCSISTQPRISVSPAPVGDRRKDGFVSYNTSSVRHPLAVKPKFLSLRSLRPYLEEPRNVTVQKGAEPLGISIVSGENGGVFVSKVTAGSIAHQARLEYGDQLLEFNGINLRNANEQQARLVIGQQCDTVTILAQYNPHMFQLGNHSRSGSRMESISNQPTPHDSGATTPDNHSIVDTLSEQDEGTMTPPSKQTTPATSPQNSFRLPGSSTRRAAEPRLVRLKRIQVELGVQICGGNLYGIFVESLDDDSPAKCPDGLLPGDLMLEYNGISMKNKTKEEAYLEMLKPAETITFKVQNCVDNLAAIKESRGDGFYIRALYERVAEVEQELSFNKDDILYVEDTLPNGNFGYWMAWQLDENAQKLGKGQIPSKYMMDQEFYRRHSMADMKDDNGTNKTLSAAARRSFFRRRLKHKRSGSKDGKDVMALDAISTDSLPITEDGVSLMYQRVQRVECSSPRPVLVLGPLVEASKDMLVKETPAKFCRCLPEIMKASQQAIERGVKDCVFIDFKRRSGHFDVTTVASIKEITEKDCHCLLDIAPHAIERLHSVHIYPIVIFIRYKNAKQIKEQKDPLYLRDKLSQKHSKEQFEAAQKVEQEYSRFFTGVVQGGSVSYICTQIMTIVEQEQSKVLWIPDGAP